One region of Oxalobacteraceae bacterium OTU3CAMAD1 genomic DNA includes:
- a CDS encoding ATP-binding protein, producing the protein MASERALKFGVAASVLALLALAVAADALSATPEPRRIVLCATLALAPLCTLWQCLRKLGPRVPRMEPQCASADMAPGSRHNELAANVLALEARLEHAPIALFRIMHASGAGQVAPLNASARRLLAPGRASAPQDLHELLAAQPVGQRRLITFDTERGGERALVAISALSVQGSAQRLAALMPVESELEAEALNAWRELVQVLTHEIMNSLTPVASLSRTACGLLDEASAGLPADIHADLGIALDAIARRAASLVDFVGSYRSLSTVPQAQPQRVQLEDLFDRLAALLAPQWQALGGQVVFSVEPASLEVMIDPGQLEQALINLLKNAAEAMAGGARPPRAVVSARLSRGSRLRIEVADNGPGVPEALAAHIFTPFFSTKKQGRGIGLAMVRHLVHANGGTVRYARSVGEGARFMLTF; encoded by the coding sequence ATGGCATCTGAGCGCGCGCTCAAGTTCGGCGTCGCGGCCAGCGTGCTCGCTTTGCTGGCGCTGGCCGTCGCGGCGGACGCCTTGTCGGCCACGCCGGAGCCGCGCCGCATCGTGCTGTGCGCGACGCTTGCGCTGGCGCCGCTATGCACGTTGTGGCAATGTCTGCGAAAACTCGGACCGCGCGTCCCGCGCATGGAGCCTCAATGCGCCAGCGCCGACATGGCCCCCGGTTCCCGGCACAACGAACTTGCCGCCAACGTGCTGGCGCTGGAGGCGCGGTTGGAGCACGCGCCCATCGCGCTGTTCCGCATCATGCATGCCAGCGGCGCCGGGCAGGTCGCGCCGCTCAACGCCAGCGCCCGCAGGCTGCTGGCGCCGGGCCGCGCCAGCGCGCCGCAGGATTTGCACGAGCTGCTGGCGGCGCAGCCGGTCGGCCAGCGCAGGTTGATCACCTTTGACACCGAACGCGGTGGCGAGCGCGCGCTGGTCGCCATCTCGGCGTTGTCGGTGCAGGGTTCCGCGCAGCGTCTGGCCGCGCTGATGCCGGTGGAAAGCGAACTGGAAGCGGAGGCGTTGAACGCCTGGCGCGAGCTGGTGCAAGTGCTCACGCACGAGATCATGAATTCCCTGACGCCGGTGGCATCGCTGTCGCGCACCGCCTGCGGCCTGCTCGACGAGGCCAGCGCCGGACTACCCGCCGATATCCACGCCGATCTGGGCATCGCGCTGGACGCCATCGCCCGCCGCGCCGCCAGCCTGGTCGACTTTGTCGGCAGTTACCGCAGCCTGTCGACGGTGCCCCAGGCGCAGCCGCAGCGTGTGCAGTTGGAGGATTTGTTCGACCGCTTGGCCGCGCTGCTGGCGCCGCAGTGGCAGGCGCTGGGCGGACAGGTGGTGTTTTCGGTGGAACCGGCGTCGCTGGAGGTGATGATCGATCCGGGACAGCTGGAGCAGGCGCTGATCAACCTGCTCAAGAACGCCGCCGAGGCAATGGCCGGTGGCGCCCGTCCGCCGCGCGCGGTGGTGAGCGCACGTTTGAGCCGGGGCAGCCGTTTGCGTATCGAGGTGGCCGACAATGGTCCCGGGGTTCCGGAAGCGCTGGCCGCGCACATCTTCACGCCGTTCTTCTCGACGAAAAAACAGGGCAGGGGGATCGGGCTGGCGATGGTGCGCCATCTGGTGCACGCCAATGGCGGCACGGTGCGTTACGCGCGCTCGGTGGGCGAGGGCGCGCGGTTCATGCTGACGTTCTAA
- a CDS encoding GNAT family N-acetyltransferase: MIEWHWLGFDDIPRDDWYEVLRQRQDVFILEQTCLYPDIDGYDLDSHHLMAWREIDGKRTLVAYLRCLPPGLKYDEMSLGRVLTTRAARGSGIGRELLAKAIPLAEALHPGHRFRIGAQAHLEKFYASFGFKTVTEPYDEDGIMHIDMVR; encoded by the coding sequence ATGATTGAGTGGCATTGGCTGGGCTTTGACGACATCCCCCGCGACGACTGGTACGAGGTGCTGCGCCAGCGCCAGGACGTGTTCATCCTCGAGCAAACCTGCTTGTATCCCGATATCGACGGCTACGATTTGGACAGCCATCACCTGATGGCGTGGCGTGAGATCGACGGCAAGCGCACCCTGGTCGCCTATCTGCGCTGCCTGCCCCCCGGCTTGAAGTACGACGAGATGTCGCTGGGCCGCGTACTGACCACGCGCGCCGCGCGCGGCAGCGGCATTGGCCGCGAGCTGCTGGCCAAAGCCATTCCACTGGCGGAGGCGCTGCATCCCGGCCACCGGTTCCGCATCGGCGCCCAGGCCCACCTGGAAAAATTCTACGCGAGCTTCGGCTTCAAAACGGTCACCGAACCGTATGACGAAGACGGCATCATGCACATCGATATGGTGCGCTGA
- a CDS encoding organic hydroperoxide resistance protein: MSIEKVLYRATAKATGGREGKAVSSDGVLDVKLTTPKELGGAGAVGTNPEQLFAAGYSACFLGAMKFVSGRDKIALPADVSIEGTVGIGAIPTGFGIEVELKISLPGLDRESAQKLVDAAHIVCPYSNATRGNIDVTLTIL; the protein is encoded by the coding sequence ATGTCGATCGAAAAAGTACTGTACCGCGCAACCGCAAAAGCCACCGGCGGCCGTGAAGGCAAAGCCGTCTCCTCCGACGGCGTGCTGGACGTCAAGCTGACCACCCCGAAAGAACTCGGCGGCGCCGGCGCCGTCGGCACCAACCCGGAACAACTGTTCGCGGCCGGCTACTCGGCATGCTTCCTGGGCGCGATGAAATTCGTCAGCGGCCGTGACAAGATCGCCCTGCCGGCGGACGTTTCGATCGAAGGCACGGTCGGCATCGGCGCCATCCCTACGGGCTTCGGCATCGAAGTGGAACTGAAAATCTCGCTGCCAGGCCTGGACCGCGAGAGCGCGCAGAAGCTGGTCGACGCCGCCCACATCGTGTGCCCTTACTCGAACGCCACCCGTGGCAACATCGACGTGACCCTGACCATTCTGTAA
- a CDS encoding BlaI/MecI/CopY family transcriptional regulator, giving the protein MTIPSITELTVLKALWKQQPLSAREIHQHIEDELGWSFSSTRKTLERMLDKGSLAQHTVHGVQVYTAVLEKVGTLAAFARDFGQRVMEMDGPLPVNMFTGSKLVDDDELAQLEQLLKDWPDEPDAP; this is encoded by the coding sequence ATGACCATCCCATCCATCACCGAACTAACCGTGCTCAAGGCGCTGTGGAAGCAGCAGCCGCTGAGCGCGCGCGAAATCCACCAGCACATAGAAGACGAGCTCGGCTGGTCGTTCTCTTCGACCCGCAAGACGCTCGAGCGTATGCTCGACAAGGGATCGCTCGCCCAGCACACCGTGCACGGCGTGCAAGTTTATACGGCGGTGCTGGAGAAGGTCGGCACCCTGGCCGCGTTCGCGCGCGATTTCGGCCAGCGGGTGATGGAGATGGACGGCCCCCTGCCCGTGAATATGTTCACCGGCAGCAAGCTGGTCGACGATGACGAGCTGGCGCAACTCGAACAACTGCTGAAGGACTGGCCAGACGAGCCGGACGCGCCATGA
- the blaOXA gene encoding class D beta-lactamase has protein sequence MSFDDLLIYRFLLACAGCLAAGLGVWAMLAVLGRRLPALASQRSIWLLGQVTVAAAFLVVMLPHSERLRVVPQIELPNPATAAAPAPGKSTPSTAATGAEWSTDVRPAGRSWLAVGASAWLVVYLSGLGYATFRLWKAGRFLRGLSASGSSVPGTLAGDAEVIEVDAPISPMLYGFFRARLLLPTHLCSFDPLQRQMMIEHEVTHLRRRDLQWMAAGLLLQTLFWFNPFMRMLRGRLSWAQELGCDREVLRGRPPAQRKAYAAALLAQLKMQGAGVETALAFGSVGARQLAARIGLIRAPSGAGRSLWLRLGALAGLAGIFLVTLAFQPALAWRIDPQSAAASRQPFSCLTMSDAATGATLANEGRCDERVTPASTFNIVVSLMGYDSGILTDAHTPMMPFKAGYTDYNESWRQDTDPTLWFKNSVLWFAQQVTAALGMERFKRYIDGFDYGNRDLSGDAGKDNGLSLSWVGSSLKISPVEQVAFLRKMVRRELPLSPQAYEMTSRIMAPVTLSNGWTVQGKTGTASPVRVEGGGAGEMQYGWYVGWASKGDRTVVFAHLVLDHTQNGGVGGPRARAAVLRELPARLDKLYPPKE, from the coding sequence ATGAGCTTCGACGATCTGCTGATTTACCGGTTTTTGCTGGCATGCGCCGGCTGCCTGGCCGCCGGCTTGGGCGTGTGGGCCATGCTGGCGGTGCTGGGCCGGCGCCTGCCCGCGCTGGCGTCGCAACGGTCGATCTGGCTGCTGGGCCAGGTCACCGTCGCCGCCGCCTTCCTGGTGGTGATGCTGCCGCACAGCGAACGACTGCGCGTGGTGCCGCAAATCGAACTGCCGAATCCGGCCACGGCCGCCGCGCCCGCGCCGGGCAAATCCACGCCCTCGACCGCCGCGACGGGCGCCGAGTGGAGCACGGATGTGCGGCCGGCGGGGCGGTCCTGGCTGGCCGTCGGCGCCAGCGCCTGGCTGGTGGTGTATCTGTCCGGCCTGGGCTACGCCACGTTCCGGCTGTGGAAAGCGGGGCGCTTCCTGCGCGGTTTGTCGGCGTCGGGCAGCAGCGTTCCCGGCACGTTGGCCGGCGACGCCGAAGTGATCGAGGTGGACGCGCCGATCTCGCCGATGTTGTACGGGTTTTTCCGCGCGCGTCTGCTGCTGCCCACGCATCTGTGCAGCTTCGATCCGCTGCAACGGCAGATGATGATCGAGCACGAGGTGACGCATTTGCGCCGGCGCGACCTGCAATGGATGGCTGCGGGCCTGCTGCTGCAAACGCTGTTCTGGTTCAATCCCTTCATGCGGATGCTGCGCGGGCGGCTGTCGTGGGCGCAGGAGCTGGGTTGCGACCGCGAGGTGCTGCGCGGCCGTCCGCCGGCCCAGCGCAAGGCTTACGCTGCGGCGCTGCTGGCGCAGTTGAAGATGCAAGGAGCGGGCGTCGAGACGGCGCTCGCTTTCGGCAGCGTTGGAGCGCGGCAGCTGGCCGCCCGCATCGGCTTGATACGCGCGCCGTCCGGCGCCGGGCGCTCGCTGTGGCTGCGGCTTGGGGCGCTGGCCGGATTGGCCGGCATCTTCCTCGTCACGCTGGCGTTTCAGCCGGCGCTGGCATGGCGCATCGATCCACAGTCGGCGGCGGCTTCGCGCCAGCCGTTCAGCTGCCTGACGATGTCCGACGCGGCCACCGGCGCCACCCTGGCGAACGAAGGCCGCTGCGACGAGCGCGTGACGCCGGCGTCGACGTTCAACATCGTGGTCAGCCTGATGGGCTACGACAGCGGCATCCTGACCGACGCGCACACGCCGATGATGCCGTTCAAGGCCGGCTATACCGACTACAACGAGTCGTGGCGGCAGGACACCGATCCCACGCTGTGGTTCAAGAACTCGGTGCTGTGGTTCGCGCAGCAGGTGACGGCCGCCTTGGGCATGGAGCGCTTCAAGCGCTACATCGACGGCTTCGATTACGGCAACCGCGACCTCTCCGGCGACGCCGGCAAGGACAACGGCCTGTCGCTGTCCTGGGTCGGCTCGAGTCTGAAGATTTCGCCGGTCGAGCAGGTGGCCTTTCTGCGCAAGATGGTGCGGCGCGAGCTGCCGCTGTCGCCGCAGGCTTACGAGATGACGTCGCGGATCATGGCGCCGGTGACGCTGTCCAACGGCTGGACCGTCCAGGGGAAAACCGGGACCGCGTCGCCGGTGCGGGTGGAGGGCGGCGGCGCCGGCGAGATGCAATACGGCTGGTATGTCGGCTGGGCCAGCAAAGGCGATCGCACCGTGGTGTTCGCGCATCTGGTCCTGGACCACACGCAGAACGGCGGCGTCGGCGGCCCCCGCGCCCGCGCCGCCGTGCTGCGCGAGCTGCCGGCGCGCCTGGACAAGCTTTATCCACCAAAGGAATGA
- the bla gene encoding subclass B3 metallo-beta-lactamase, whose amino-acid sequence MQSMKSLMLSAVFAAGLFAAPAMAEDWNDPQEPFAVFGDTWYVGTRGLSAVLITSPQGHILIDGGSPESAPMIAQHIRQLGFKLEDIKFILNSHDHFDHAGGISELQKLSGATVLASVQGEKVLRSGQPSKGDPQYGELPAMKPVANTRAVADGEVVKLGPLAVTARYTPGHTQGGVSWTWRSTENGKGAAMVYADSLNAFTAKPFRYSDSKSYPSALADIKKSIATVAGLDCDILISAHPGVSDLFERQAKQAKLGNAAFIDRQGCRDYAQAGTERLNKTLAAEAAGK is encoded by the coding sequence ATGCAAAGTATGAAAAGTTTGATGCTGTCGGCGGTGTTTGCCGCAGGTTTGTTCGCAGCGCCTGCCATGGCCGAGGACTGGAACGATCCGCAGGAGCCGTTCGCGGTGTTCGGCGACACCTGGTACGTCGGCACGCGCGGCCTGAGCGCCGTGTTGATCACGTCGCCGCAGGGCCACATCCTGATCGACGGCGGCAGCCCCGAGTCGGCGCCGATGATCGCGCAGCATATCCGCCAGCTGGGATTCAAACTGGAGGACATCAAGTTCATTCTCAACTCGCACGACCACTTCGACCACGCCGGCGGCATCAGCGAATTGCAAAAACTGTCCGGGGCGACCGTGCTGGCCAGCGTGCAGGGCGAAAAGGTGCTGCGCAGCGGCCAGCCGAGCAAGGGCGATCCGCAATATGGCGAGCTGCCGGCGATGAAGCCGGTCGCCAATACCCGCGCCGTGGCCGATGGCGAAGTGGTCAAGCTCGGGCCGCTGGCGGTGACGGCGCGCTACACGCCGGGCCACACGCAGGGCGGCGTGAGCTGGACCTGGCGCTCCACCGAGAACGGCAAGGGCGCGGCCATGGTGTATGCGGACAGCCTGAACGCGTTCACCGCCAAGCCGTTCCGCTACAGCGATTCCAAGTCGTATCCGAGCGCGTTGGCCGATATCAAAAAATCGATCGCCACGGTGGCGGGGCTGGACTGCGACATCCTGATCTCGGCGCATCCCGGTGTCTCCGACCTGTTCGAGCGCCAGGCCAAACAGGCCAAATTGGGCAACGCGGCCTTTATCGACCGCCAGGGATGCCGCGATTATGCGCAGGCGGGCACCGAGCGGCTGAATAAAACGCTGGCGGCGGAGGCTGCGGGGAAATAG
- a CDS encoding TonB-dependent siderophore receptor, which produces MSQLRLVPVYLALCAAFPSAALAQETDEKILQTVKVTAARADGFVPTTVEAGSFRGADIMEVPSTVNVVTREVLELQAAGGLYDALRNTAGVTRQQNGGETWDQLVIRGIAVENRTNYRLNGSLPIMNFGQVPMEDKERVEVLKGATALYYGFTSPAGVVNFVTKRAGATPVTTVGMTVDQNGTAVATADVARRFGEQQQVGVRINAAGGTLGSYLDDVGNGNRRFISAALDWRVNARLRLAADLEYDKRRVTEQVGITLPTAVNGVITLPATVDPKRLIGPDWAKFETETKNALLRADYALSDNWALTVEGGHSETARDRALPIFRFTNNAAIATGAGRITGNLQHSVLDSTMLRAELAGTVTTGPVKHDVTFGVNRTDKGQDPIYQATFTIPSQNLYNPTPVTNYTVSAYSTTPTTAGLETRDSGAYAIDRMTFSPNWQAVAGVRSVKYKSDQGTNHYDVSKTTPMAALIYKYTDDLSFYVSGSQGLEEGETAPTGTANANQRLAPGVSRQKELGARWRMPGAGGTLVQASLFEINRPGYYTNTANIYSADGEQHFRGLELSTQGKLTPQLSWQTSAQFIDPEFRDIGAAYNGKLPENAAKRTASAFLSYELDAVPGLSFNGGAYYTGSRPVNDLNQAFLGGATLFSVGGRYVTTVMGKRTSVQLNVENAGGKEYWAGAGTRLSSGAPRLIKLGVKVDL; this is translated from the coding sequence ATGTCCCAGCTTCGTCTCGTTCCTGTTTACCTCGCGCTGTGCGCCGCTTTTCCATCCGCCGCGCTGGCGCAGGAGACCGATGAAAAAATCCTGCAGACCGTCAAAGTGACGGCCGCGCGGGCCGACGGTTTCGTGCCGACGACGGTCGAAGCGGGCAGCTTCCGTGGCGCCGACATCATGGAAGTGCCGTCGACGGTCAACGTCGTCACGCGCGAAGTGCTGGAGCTGCAGGCGGCCGGTGGTTTGTACGACGCGCTGCGCAACACTGCTGGCGTCACGCGCCAGCAAAACGGCGGCGAGACCTGGGACCAGCTGGTCATACGCGGCATCGCGGTGGAAAACCGCACCAACTATCGCCTCAACGGCTCGCTGCCGATCATGAATTTCGGCCAGGTGCCGATGGAGGACAAGGAGCGTGTCGAAGTTTTGAAGGGCGCGACCGCGCTGTACTACGGCTTCACGTCGCCGGCCGGCGTGGTCAACTTCGTCACCAAGCGCGCCGGCGCCACGCCGGTGACCACGGTGGGCATGACGGTCGACCAGAACGGCACTGCGGTGGCCACCGCCGACGTCGCGCGCCGCTTCGGCGAGCAGCAGCAGGTCGGCGTGCGTATCAACGCCGCCGGCGGCACCCTGGGCAGCTATCTGGACGATGTGGGCAACGGCAACCGCCGCTTCATCTCGGCGGCGCTGGACTGGCGCGTCAACGCGCGCCTGCGCCTGGCGGCCGACCTGGAATACGACAAGCGCCGCGTCACCGAACAAGTGGGCATCACCCTGCCGACCGCCGTCAACGGCGTGATCACCCTGCCGGCGACCGTCGATCCGAAACGCCTGATCGGCCCGGACTGGGCCAAATTCGAGACCGAGACCAAGAACGCGCTGCTGCGCGCCGACTATGCGCTGAGCGACAACTGGGCGCTGACCGTCGAAGGCGGCCACTCGGAAACGGCGCGCGACCGCGCGCTGCCGATCTTCCGCTTCACGAACAACGCCGCCATCGCCACCGGCGCCGGCCGCATCACCGGCAACCTGCAACACAGCGTGCTCGATTCGACCATGCTGCGCGCCGAACTGGCGGGCACGGTGACCACCGGCCCGGTCAAGCATGACGTCACCTTCGGCGTGAACCGCACCGACAAGGGACAGGACCCGATCTACCAGGCCACCTTCACGATTCCGTCGCAGAATTTGTACAACCCGACGCCCGTTACCAACTACACCGTCAGCGCCTATTCCACCACGCCGACCACCGCCGGCCTGGAGACGCGCGACTCGGGCGCCTACGCGATCGACCGCATGACCTTTTCGCCGAACTGGCAGGCCGTCGCCGGCGTGCGCAGCGTGAAGTACAAGAGCGACCAGGGCACCAACCATTACGACGTGAGCAAAACCACGCCGATGGCGGCGCTGATCTACAAATATACCGACGACCTGTCGTTCTACGTTTCCGGCTCGCAGGGCCTTGAGGAAGGCGAGACCGCGCCGACCGGCACCGCCAACGCCAACCAGCGCCTGGCCCCCGGCGTGAGCCGCCAGAAGGAACTGGGCGCACGCTGGCGCATGCCGGGCGCCGGCGGCACCCTGGTGCAGGCTTCGCTGTTCGAGATCAATCGTCCGGGCTACTACACCAACACCGCCAACATCTACAGCGCCGACGGCGAACAGCATTTCCGTGGCCTGGAGCTGTCCACCCAGGGCAAGTTGACGCCGCAATTGTCGTGGCAAACCTCGGCCCAATTCATCGATCCGGAGTTCCGCGACATTGGCGCCGCCTACAACGGCAAACTGCCGGAGAACGCCGCCAAGCGCACCGCCAGCGCCTTCCTGTCGTATGAACTCGACGCGGTGCCGGGCCTGTCGTTCAACGGCGGCGCGTATTACACCGGCAGCCGTCCGGTCAACGATTTGAACCAGGCCTTCCTCGGCGGCGCCACCTTGTTCAGCGTCGGCGGCCGCTATGTGACGACGGTCATGGGCAAGCGCACCAGCGTGCAGCTCAATGTGGAAAACGCGGGCGGCAAGGAGTACTGGGCCGGCGCGGGCACGCGCCTGAGCTCCGGCGCGCCGCGCCTGATTAAACTGGGCGTGAAGGTCGATCTGTGA
- a CDS encoding sulfite reductase flavoprotein subunit alpha, translating to MKKLWFQLHWFVGITAGTILILIGLTGAILAFREEILDLLNPGVMHVPVEPAAPVLAPPQLAQATKRLHPDARITGIIVYTEPGTTARVTMAPAPGAEHGETIYLNPYTGALLPPLHYDEAFEWVESLHRHLLLPRDVGRIVLGILAICLLGLSLSGLYLRWPRRALDWRTWLTFDTRLKGRSFLWGLHSVAGTWALVAYVVFTLTGLYWSFDVMRDTVDGWLGTTRPPRVATAPKPKGVKPPKAAAEQADLTASWATFQQAAPDWKMAFLRPPERATQPIQILWVANDAPHVRARGRMSVNQQTGAMIKNEPYRDMAVGTRAQSTIYPLHMGTYFGLPGRLFMFLTSLALPGFAITGWMLYLNRRRQKRIAQAERAQFAAAAGANATDDALEPVLMAYASQTGQAERLALQSAAALQKAGVPVHVHSLEKLTPPQLVKYRRALFVASSFGEGEPPDGARRFSRLLQTAAEELAHMQYAVLALGDRNYVQFCGFGQTLDQRLRVMGARPLHPMIEVDNGDAGALARWSHTLRELIGGDSAEVSLSAAVAESDYTNWTLMERQLLNPGSVGDGLYEITLCTGDAEAAANWQPGALVDIWPGHYTPEGASDEQRQAIAPRRYSLASLPSDGGMQLLVRQVKHEQGLGLASGWLTAQAALGDAVRVRLVANPSFDAHPQPLPSIYIGNGSGMAGLRSHLRARVRGGVRRNWLIFGERQREFDSICADEIRDYRERGFLPELDLVFSRDVSGGEYVQDRMRTKADTLRAWIADGAVLYVCGSLQGMAGGVEAALEEIIGRAALDDLIETGRYRRDVY from the coding sequence GTGAAAAAGCTCTGGTTCCAGCTGCACTGGTTTGTCGGCATTACCGCCGGCACGATCCTGATACTGATCGGGCTTACCGGCGCTATCCTCGCGTTCCGCGAGGAGATACTGGACCTGCTGAATCCGGGCGTGATGCACGTGCCGGTGGAGCCGGCGGCGCCGGTGCTGGCGCCGCCGCAACTCGCGCAAGCGACCAAGCGACTGCATCCGGACGCGCGCATCACCGGCATCATCGTCTACACCGAACCGGGGACCACCGCGCGCGTGACCATGGCGCCGGCGCCGGGCGCCGAGCATGGCGAAACGATTTATCTCAACCCCTACACCGGCGCGCTGCTGCCGCCACTGCACTACGACGAGGCCTTCGAATGGGTGGAGTCGCTGCACCGCCACCTGCTGCTGCCGCGCGACGTCGGCCGCATTGTGCTGGGCATACTGGCGATCTGCCTTCTCGGGCTGTCGCTTAGCGGACTATATCTGCGCTGGCCGCGCCGCGCGCTCGACTGGCGCACCTGGCTGACCTTCGACACGCGCCTCAAAGGTCGCTCCTTCCTGTGGGGACTGCACTCGGTGGCCGGCACCTGGGCGCTGGTCGCGTACGTGGTCTTCACGTTGACCGGTTTGTACTGGAGCTTCGACGTGATGCGGGACACCGTCGACGGCTGGCTGGGCACCACCCGTCCGCCGCGCGTGGCGACCGCGCCGAAGCCGAAAGGGGTGAAGCCGCCGAAGGCCGCCGCCGAGCAGGCCGACCTCACCGCGAGCTGGGCGACCTTCCAGCAGGCCGCGCCGGACTGGAAAATGGCCTTCCTGCGGCCGCCGGAGCGCGCCACGCAGCCGATCCAGATCCTGTGGGTGGCCAACGACGCGCCGCACGTGCGTGCGCGCGGCCGCATGTCGGTCAACCAGCAGACCGGCGCCATGATCAAGAACGAGCCGTATCGCGACATGGCGGTCGGCACGCGCGCGCAGTCGACGATTTATCCGCTGCACATGGGGACGTATTTCGGCTTGCCCGGTCGTCTGTTCATGTTCCTTACCAGCCTGGCGCTGCCGGGCTTCGCGATCACCGGCTGGATGCTGTACCTGAACCGCCGCCGCCAGAAGCGCATCGCGCAGGCCGAGCGCGCGCAGTTTGCCGCCGCCGCCGGCGCCAACGCCACCGATGACGCTTTGGAGCCGGTGCTGATGGCCTACGCGAGCCAGACGGGCCAGGCCGAACGTCTTGCGCTGCAAAGCGCGGCCGCCCTGCAAAAGGCCGGCGTTCCGGTGCACGTGCATTCGCTGGAAAAACTGACGCCGCCGCAGCTGGTCAAGTACCGGCGCGCGCTGTTCGTCGCCAGCAGCTTCGGCGAAGGCGAACCGCCGGACGGCGCGCGCCGCTTCAGCCGCCTGCTGCAAACGGCGGCGGAGGAACTGGCGCACATGCAGTACGCGGTGCTGGCGCTGGGCGACCGTAATTACGTGCAGTTCTGCGGCTTCGGCCAGACCTTGGACCAGCGCCTGCGCGTGATGGGTGCGCGGCCGCTGCATCCGATGATCGAAGTCGATAACGGCGACGCCGGGGCCCTGGCGCGTTGGTCGCACACCTTGCGTGAGCTGATCGGCGGCGATTCGGCCGAGGTGTCGCTGTCGGCGGCGGTGGCGGAGTCGGATTACACTAACTGGACGCTGATGGAACGCCAACTGCTCAACCCCGGCAGCGTCGGCGATGGGCTCTACGAAATCACGTTGTGCACCGGCGATGCCGAAGCGGCCGCCAACTGGCAACCGGGCGCGCTGGTCGACATCTGGCCGGGCCACTACACGCCGGAAGGCGCCAGCGACGAGCAGCGCCAGGCCATCGCGCCGCGCCGCTACTCGCTGGCGTCGCTGCCGTCGGACGGCGGCATGCAGCTGCTGGTGCGCCAGGTCAAACACGAACAGGGCTTGGGCTTGGCCTCCGGCTGGCTGACGGCGCAGGCCGCACTGGGTGACGCGGTGCGCGTGCGTCTGGTGGCCAATCCTTCGTTCGACGCGCATCCGCAGCCGCTGCCGAGCATTTACATAGGCAATGGTTCCGGCATGGCGGGGCTGCGTTCGCATTTGCGCGCGCGCGTGCGCGGCGGCGTGCGCCGCAACTGGCTCATTTTCGGCGAGCGCCAGCGCGAGTTCGACAGCATCTGCGCGGACGAAATTCGCGATTACCGCGAACGCGGTTTCCTGCCGGAGCTCGACCTGGTGTTCTCGCGCGACGTCTCTGGCGGCGAGTATGTGCAGGACCGCATGCGTACCAAGGCCGATACTTTGCGCGCCTGGATCGCCGACGGCGCCGTGCTGTATGTCTGCGGCAGTTTGCAGGGCATGGCCGGCGGCGTCGAAGCCGCGCTGGAGGAAATCATCGGCCGCGCCGCGCTCGACGATCTGATCGAGACGGGCCGCTATCGCCGCGATGTATACTGA